DNA from Desulfarculus baarsii DSM 2075:
GTGCTGTTACAAGGCAAGACCTTGCCCCTGGCGGCCCGGCTGCTCAAGGTCGACCGGCCCTTCCAGCCCGACCCCAGCTATCCGCTGGAGTTCAACCGCACCTTCATGGGCAGCGACAACACCCAGGACGTGGCCATCGAACCAGGCGCGGCGATCATCGGCCGCCAGGTGCGGGAGCTGGGCCTGCCCAAGGGCGTGCTGATATTGTTGATCCACCGCGACGGCAACTTTCTGGTGGCCACCGGCGAAACCGCGTTGGAGGCGGGCGACAACCTGCTTTTGTACGGCCCTAAAAACGATCTGCGCGCGGCCCAGGCGATATTGCTGCGCGCCTGCCGTTCGGGCCAAGACGGCGTCTGCCCGGAAGATTAGGCGAAAAAACATGGGCGCAATCGGGCGAGACGGCGCGCCCTGTCAGAGGCCAGACGCGCCCGCGCGGCGGCAAGAATAACCGCCGCGACGACATCGAGAGTGCTGCACGGGGGCGTCCTGCCCCGTGCAGCACTCTCATTTTTGCTGTGGGGGATGTTGAAAAAGAAAAGGCCGCCTGGCGGGGGGCGGCCTGAGTCAGGTGAATACTATATCTGCATATCTGCACAATCTAACACCTCGATTAAGCAAATAATCGCTTAATTGAATGTCCGCTTAACTGACCTGGATCGCATCGTTATGATTCACATAATTAAGCATATATCAGTGCCCAAACAATTTTTTCCATGACGGGATTTGGAAAAGGCAGTCGCCCGCCTCCTGTTCCATCTTCAGGAAGAGGGGTGCAGGTAAGGTTAGCGTCAGGATGTCTTTCCGGAAGCGTCTGTGCATAACCTCTCGACCATCGGCGCCCATCATGCCCAACACCGCTCTGGGAACTGCCGATTCTGACTCGGCATAGGCAAAAGCGGCAATACTGCAACAATCTGTACCTTGGGGGGCTCGGACAGGGTCGGTCCCTTGCATAACCGAGCCCGCAAGCGTCACGAGACCTGAAAGCTCATCCGGATTCACCGGGAAAATAATAGCGCGGACATTCTCATCGGAATCGGTGCTGCTCAATGGCTTAAAAAGAACGTATTTGGATGGAATGTCGTAGCGCGGAAACTCATGAAGAATCCATTCCCGGGCTAACTCCGCGCTACAGTGCCTGCGCTCCCCATACTCGTACATGGATCGCCAGTTCTTAGGTACAGCGTCCATTTCGGCTTGATATGCCGTCCGATTATATGCGGATTTGATCCCTTTGCTGAACAAGGCGGCATGCAGATCCAACTGTTCATCCGACGCGTCGAAATCAGTCCCAAATCCCAACGCCGCACGGCCACCTGTGCAGATGATGCTCTCGCGACTACCTCCGGCAATTCTGCCGCACGTGCTGGCCTCTGCGAATAAATACAGGACACAACCGAATTTTCCATTTTTATACTGGAAGGCATCGGCGGGAATGGTGTCACTCCAAACGACTGCGACCGGATCGAACTCCGGGTTAAGACTGTTCACAATCACGCTATCCATGCTCAATTCCTACTATTCAACAGTCTGAATTTAAAACGAGTAACCTACAGTCGTTGTGCTTCATGGTGAAGGGTAAGTGAAAGATTCAACGGCTAACGGTTTTCGAGAAAACGTTTATTATAACCACCCCGGACATTATCATTAACATTCCGATTATAGCGGGAATATCAGGAATTTGATTAAACCATATGGCGCCTATCATTGTAATTAACGTAATCCCAATTCCAGACCAGATTGCATATGCAATTCCAACGGGCATTATTCCTAACACAAGCGACAAAAAATATAATGATGCCCCATAGCCTACAATGGCTATGATGCTCGGGACCAATATAGTAAAACCTTGCGACGTTTTTAAAGCACTAGTTCCTACAATTTCTGCAAATATTGCTATGGAAAGATACACATATCCCATATGGTTTCCCGATTCAAAGTGGCGTCCACGCTGGAGCCGGTGCGCACTAGAATGCCTTGCTGATCAAGCTGCCGATTGATCATGTCAAACAGCTTATCCTGCAGGCCACGCTCTTGCAAATGATTTCGAAGGCGGCCATCCAAATGAGAGTGACGACTTCGCCGCTGCTGCTTCATCTGCGTGTCGAGACGCCAACCAGCTATGCGAAAGAATGAAGAAGTTAAGCTGAAAGCCAGCAGACTTCATTCGCCACCGCGCCCAGGTTGGCGCCCGCAAGGTTCCGGCATGGGCGTTCGTGTCGCGCCCAACATATTGGCCATGTTGACCCAGCAAGAGCGCGACATGGCTAAGCTGCCTGGCAGGATAGTCAGCCAGCGGGCGTGACCCGCAAGCTGCGTGGCGACTGAGTGCGATCTCCCCCAAAAAGTCATCAGCCGGTTGGCCCTCGTCAGGCTAACCGGCTGATATTATTTGGTGGTAGGGCGGAGGGGATTTGAACCCCTGACTTCCACCGTGTGAGGATGGCACTCTCCCGCTGAGTTACCGCCCTGTGCTTTTCTTGGAGGGCGCGTTACGTGCGCCGCGCGCCGATTTTTGTACACCATCGGCAGAATCTTTGCAACCAGATAATGCATGGCACTGCCTGCGCAGGGCCTGGATTTCGGCCGGGCTCAGCCGTCGCACCGCGCCCGGCGGCAGGTCACCCAGGCGCAGCGGCCCCAGGCCCACCCGCACCAGGCGGATGACGTTCAGGCCGCGGGCCTTCCACATCAGCTTGATCTCGCGTTTGCGGCCCTCGCGCAAGACCATCGAGACCTTGCTGTGGCCGTCGGCGGCCGCTTTGACCGTGATCATGGCCGGCGCGGTTTGCCTGCCTTCGATCTCCACGCCGGCGCGCAGGGCCTCCAGATCGGCGCGGTTGGGCCGGCCGGAAAGCCACACGCGGTAGGTCTTGGGCACGCCGTAGCGGGGGTGGGTCAGGCGCAGGGCCAGGTCGCCGTCGTTGGTCAGGAGCATCAGGCCTTCGGAATCCAGGTCCAGGCGGCCCACGGGGTAGAGCCGGGCGCGGATTTCGGGCGGCAGCAGATCGAGCACGCGCGGCCGGCCTTGGGGGTCGTGGACGGTGCTGACGTAGCCGGCCGGCTTGTGGGCCAGCCAATACTCCTTGGCCTCGGCGCGGGCGATGGGCTTGCCGTCGATGGCGATGGATTGCGTGTCCGGATCGGCTTTGTGGCCGGGTTGTCGCACGATCTGGCCGTCGACGGCCACGCGTCCGGCGGCGATGAGCTCCTCGGCGGCGCGGCGGCTGGCCACGCCGGCGCGGGCCAGGATTTTCTGCAGGCGTTCCTCGGCCATGGTCAATCTTCCCGGGGCTCGGCGGAGCCGTCGTGTTCGCCGGTGGGCGTTGGGTTGGGGAACTCCAGCGAGCGCTGGGCGGCCTCGACGGCCTGATCGGGCTCGGCGGAGAGCTTATCGATTTCTTCGAGGGTGGGCAGTTCGCTCAGGTCTTTGAGGTCGAAAAACTCCAGAAAGCGCTTGGTGGTGGCGTAGACCAACGGCCGGCCGGGCAGGTCGCGTCGGCCGGCCACCCGCACCAGGTTGCGCTCCATGAGCATGCGCAGCACCCCGCCTACCTCCACGCCACGAATGCGCTCTATCTCCACCTTCATCACCGGCTGCTTGTAGGCCACGATGGCCAGCGTTTCCAGGGCGGCGCGGGAGAGGCGGCTGGCTTGGGTGCGGCGCAGGCGGCCCAGCCAGGGGGCCAACTCGGGGCGGGTGCGGAAGATGTGACCGCCGGCCACCTGGGCCAAGTCGAAGGCGCGGCCCATGGCCTGATATTCGGCGCGCAGTTGGTCGATGGCTGTCTGAATGTCCTCGCGGCTGGTCGGTTCCAGGGCTTGGGCCAGTTGCTCCAGGCTCAGCGGGGCCTCGGCCACGAAGAGCATGCCTTCGATGATGCATTTGAGGCTTGGGGTCACGGGGCGGCCTCCTCGGCTTCTTCGTCGATGTCGCGGGCGAACACGCGCAGGGCGCTCCAGGCGGCCGGTTGTTCGTCCGGCTGGGGCGCGCGGCTTTGGTAGACCCGCAACAGCCCCATGCGGGTCAGCTCCAGTATGGCCAAGAATGTAACCACCATGTGTGATTTGTCCAGATCGCCGGCGAAGCATTCCTCGAAGGTCAGGCTCTGGCGGCGGCGCAACATCGACAGCAGATCGGACATGCGATCTTCCAGCGAGACGCGAGCCAGGGGCAGGTCCAACACCAGCTGGCGGCCGCGGGCGGCGATCAGTTGCCGAAAGGCCTCGATCAGGTCGAAGACGCCGGCGGCCACTAAGTCCTGGGGCCGCGCCTTGGCGGCGGCGTCCAGTTCCTGGCTGGCGGCGGCCCGTTGAAACACATCGCGGTCGAGCCAGTTGCGGCCTTGCAAAGTCTCGGCGGCCAACTTGATGGACATGTGTTGGCGCAATTGTTGGACCAGGTCTTGGCGCGGGTCATCGGGGTCTTCCTCGTCGGGCTGGTCGCGCAGGGCCGGCAGGAGCATGCGGCTTTTGATGTGTGTGAGGGTGCTGGCCATGACCAGGAACTCGCCGGCCACGGCAATGTTGAGCTCGCGCATCAGGCCCAGGTATTCCAGGTATTGCCTGGTGATCATGGCCACGGGGATGTCGTGGATGTCCACCTCGTTTTTGCGGATAAGGTGCAGCAACAGATCGATGGGCCCCTCGAATATTTCCAGCCGCACCGCCACGTCCATCGGGCGCCTCAGAAGCCCAGCAGCAGATCGGTCAGCCAGGCCGCGGCCGGCACGATCAGCGAGCCGATCAAGTCTGGGAAACCGGGGATCAGCGCCGGCAGAAACAACAACGCCAAAAGTATGGCGAAGCCGTAGCGCCCCAGGCGGCGCTGATACTCGGCGGCGGCCCGTGGCGGCAGCAGGCCGCCCAACACGCCCGAGCCGTCCAGGGGCGGCAGGGGGATCATGTTGAACAGGGCCAGGATCACGTTGATGAACACGCCATAGACCAGCATGCGCAAGACCAGACCTTGGGCGAGGCTTTCTTGGCTCAGGCCCAGAGCCAGCATGGCCCTGAGCGCCGCGGCGCAGGCGACGGCGAAGAGCAGGTTGGCCGCCGGGCCGGCCGCCGAGACCCACATCATGTCTTGGCGCGGGCGCTTGAAGCGGCCGGGGTCCACCGGCACCGGCTTGGCCCAGCCGAAACCCGAGCCCAGCATGGCGGTGACGAAGAAAAACAGCGTGCCGGCCGGGTCCAGGTGGCGCAACGGGTTGAGGGTCAGGCGTCCCAGGCGCTTGGCCGTGGGGTCGCCGAAGTGATAGGCCGCGTAGCCGTGGGAGGCCTCGTGCACGGTCAGGGCCATCAGGATCGGCGGGGCCAGCACGATGACCTTCAGGATGAAATCAAGGGCGGTGTCCATCAATACGAAAGCTCTCCCTTGCGCTGGCCGAACCGGTTTTCGACCAAGTCGATTTCGTCTTGGCGGGTCTGGACCTGGCCATCCAGGCGGGCGGCCAGCAGGGTGTCGAGGATCTGCTTGTAGAGGGGCCCGGGCAGGTAGCCCATG
Protein-coding regions in this window:
- a CDS encoding site-2 protease family protein, with protein sequence MDTALDFILKVIVLAPPILMALTVHEASHGYAAYHFGDPTAKRLGRLTLNPLRHLDPAGTLFFFVTAMLGSGFGWAKPVPVDPGRFKRPRQDMMWVSAAGPAANLLFAVACAAALRAMLALGLSQESLAQGLVLRMLVYGVFINVILALFNMIPLPPLDGSGVLGGLLPPRAAAEYQRRLGRYGFAILLALLFLPALIPGFPDLIGSLIVPAAAWLTDLLLGF
- a CDS encoding pseudouridine synthase — its product is MAEERLQKILARAGVASRRAAEELIAAGRVAVDGQIVRQPGHKADPDTQSIAIDGKPIARAEAKEYWLAHKPAGYVSTVHDPQGRPRVLDLLPPEIRARLYPVGRLDLDSEGLMLLTNDGDLALRLTHPRYGVPKTYRVWLSGRPNRADLEALRAGVEIEGRQTAPAMITVKAAADGHSKVSMVLREGRKREIKLMWKARGLNVIRLVRVGLGPLRLGDLPPGAVRRLSPAEIQALRRQCHALSGCKDSADGVQKSARGARNAPSKKSTGR
- a CDS encoding DMT family transporter — translated: MGYVYLSIAIFAEIVGTSALKTSQGFTILVPSIIAIVGYGASLYFLSLVLGIMPVGIAYAIWSGIGITLITMIGAIWFNQIPDIPAIIGMLMIMSGVVIINVFSKTVSR
- a CDS encoding segregation and condensation protein A; the encoded protein is MDVAVRLEIFEGPIDLLLHLIRKNEVDIHDIPVAMITRQYLEYLGLMRELNIAVAGEFLVMASTLTHIKSRMLLPALRDQPDEEDPDDPRQDLVQQLRQHMSIKLAAETLQGRNWLDRDVFQRAAASQELDAAAKARPQDLVAAGVFDLIEAFRQLIAARGRQLVLDLPLARVSLEDRMSDLLSMLRRRQSLTFEECFAGDLDKSHMVVTFLAILELTRMGLLRVYQSRAPQPDEQPAAWSALRVFARDIDEEAEEAAP
- a CDS encoding DUF169 domain-containing protein, which encodes MDSVIVNSLNPEFDPVAVVWSDTIPADAFQYKNGKFGCVLYLFAEASTCGRIAGGSRESIICTGGRAALGFGTDFDASDEQLDLHAALFSKGIKSAYNRTAYQAEMDAVPKNWRSMYEYGERRHCSAELAREWILHEFPRYDIPSKYVLFKPLSSTDSDENVRAIIFPVNPDELSGLVTLAGSVMQGTDPVRAPQGTDCCSIAAFAYAESESAVPRAVLGMMGADGREVMHRRFRKDILTLTLPAPLFLKMEQEAGDCLFQIPSWKKLFGH
- the scpB gene encoding SMC-Scp complex subunit ScpB codes for the protein MTPSLKCIIEGMLFVAEAPLSLEQLAQALEPTSREDIQTAIDQLRAEYQAMGRAFDLAQVAGGHIFRTRPELAPWLGRLRRTQASRLSRAALETLAIVAYKQPVMKVEIERIRGVEVGGVLRMLMERNLVRVAGRRDLPGRPLVYATTKRFLEFFDLKDLSELPTLEEIDKLSAEPDQAVEAAQRSLEFPNPTPTGEHDGSAEPRED